AGAAATAGGGCCATgaagaaatgtacatttatttagCATGGCAGATTGCAGATTGCAGATTGCAGATTTTTAACAGCCAATGCTATACCAAATATTTCAGGCCAGAAAACAGAATTatgaaaatggcaaaacatgaGCATCAGTTGCAAATGCCAGTGAGTATAGTTACCAAACCCTATGCTGACCCCGAGCACCACTGAAAATGAAATCCCATGTTTCATGttgataggctacacacaatAGCATTTATTATTAGCTGATGAAATCCAACTTTATTTCTGATGGGAGTAGATTCATTATTTGGGGAAATATGTAGGGCAATCATCGTTTGTCATTGTAATGGAGGCTTTGAGACTGCTCTATCATCACAGGCTAACAGATTTGGACATTTCAGGTTTGATAGTGGCCAACACCTTCTGAGAGTTTTCTCGCTTTTAAGGACTTGGATTGCTTGGAACATGATGCTTTAGCAAATTACAGGAATAACTACTGAAAGAATAATGACCAGTTTTAGTGTTGCAGTATTAGGAGTAACATTTATTCTATGGTCAAAGCAGGATCCTCAAGCTTGAAAGGACCTAAAGATGTACGGTGTAAGCAATATATACACATAATACATGAAGGTAGTGCAGTGGATGAATACAATTGCTCTTCAAACACATAAATGTTCAACAGATCACATTAAACCAAATTTCAAGACCTCACAGTCCTGGCGTTTAAGGATCTGTTTAACAATGAGAAATGTAACCTTGAGCACTTGGCGTCCAACTCCTTCAGTGACAGCCCTTGACTGAAAAGAGTTACAAGTATAGGTTATATACCTACTGTAAGTTTTATGTTTAAATAGTCCACACAATCATAATAAATATATACCATGTGTATGCAAAAAGTGAGTGTGATTGACCATTATGGGACAACGTGTAAGGTTAAGCCTGAAAACAAAtttatcacaggatattagaTAGGATGGTGACAGTGGTGGATTATGGCATGCCAAAATGGATTGAAATTATCACTTGAATGCCTTAAATGTGTAATAGCATGCCTACAATTATCACATTATACCCAAAGATATTCCAATACAACTCATACAGAATCTGATATCTAATAAATACTGGCTCTAGGGTGTCTGAGATTAAAAGTGCAGTCAGCGATTTTACGCAATTCTAAGCAATCATCTCCAAATGACGACTAGCTGCCCATTGACCCACTGTAAAGAACACCTGTACTCTGTAAAGTCTctaggcagcccaggctccgaactctggaaacaaacaaagggcagcctgtcccccaaacaaaacaaaactttgCATGGAATTTCTCTGGAATTGTTGCGTGGAATATTGAAGGTAGGGGTGAGCTACCTCTGGCATATTTCATTTGGTCCTTGATTCAAatataatgtactgtacattgttttggacaaaagtgtctgctaatacattaaaatataaacacaaacaaatgccatTTCCGGTGAAATTGCTGACAGCACCATTAAGGATTCCTTCTTTTAACCTCTAATCAATTGCATTATTAACCTTTCCTCATTTTAGCACCTTTCTTCATTTAGATGTGCGGATATTTTTGTATCGGCATAGCAAAAGTTGTTTGAAAGTGTTTTTGAATGTGATGTTGCAGAGAGCATAGCAGGCTGGGTTGACCGTGCTGTTAATGTAGCAGAGCCAGTAGCCAAACGTCCACATGGAGGCTGGGATGCAGGTGCTGCAGAACGTGTTAACGAGGACCATCACGTTGTATGGAGTCCAAGTGGCCACAAAGGCCACCAGAATAGCCATGATGGTCCGCGTGACTTTCTTCTCACGGGACGGTACACTTCTTCGCTTCCTACTTTTGGGTGGCCGGAGGGTCGTTTTTAGCATCCTCTGAGAAACCAAACTCGTCTCCACCTTTGTGTCAGCAGGTGTATAGCTGTCTCCTGACGGTGGCTGGGATGGGGACCTGATGCAGGTGAGTTTGGACCAGTTGGCTCTGGTTCTGTTGGGGTTTGGCTGTAACTGTGGGGACAGTGTGGGTTGGCCATCTCCAGGCTTCCCCACAGCATTAGCCTCCTCCTCTTTGTGATTGGATGAAACAAGGACACTGCCCGATGTGGACTCGTTCTCCGTCTCCTGGTCCTCTCCGGTAGTGGCATCCTCAACACCAGTGTCTAATGGAGACATCGGTGGCTCTTTCTTGGCCTTGTCACTGCCCCTGCTTCCTTTCCCTCGGCACTGATTGGCTCCTGAGGTGAGGCCGCCCTGACAATTGTCTTGACTCTCACTGGAAATCCTCCTGCTCGCTCTCCTCACACGACTCTTGCTGGCCTTGGAGATGTGCCAGTACAGCACGATCATGGTGATCACCGGCACATAGAATGCAGCGATGGCCGTGCCAAAGGTCACCACTGCATTGGAGAAAAACTGAATGTAGCACTGACGCTCTTGAACTGTCCGCTCACCCACAATGAACTGCCAGAAAAGGATGGCTGGCGCCCATAATATGAACGAGAGTATCCACGCTGCTGCTATCATCATGCCTGCCATTTTTGTGGTTCTGTTGACTGGGTAAGTGAGTGGTTTGGTTACACAGAAATACCGATCAAAGCTTATTATTAGCAGGTTCATTACTGAGGCATTGCTCATAACATAGTCAAGGGCCAACCACAGGTCACAAACAACAGGGCCAAGAGGCCAGTAGCCAACCACAATGTAGACTGTGTAGAGGTTCATGGAGAACAGGCCAATTATCAAATCAGCACAGGCCAGGCTAAACAGGAAGTAGTTGTTTACTGTTTGGAGATTCCTGTTTACTTTTATAGAGACAATGACCAAGATATTACCAATAATTGTAATCAAGCTCAAAGACCCAAGTCCTAGAATTATGAAGACCACCTCCACAATGTTGCCCAGGCTCACTGAAGGCAAATCCGTTCCGTTTGCATACAGGGATTCTGTAGGAGTGAAGTTGAAGGCTTCCATTTCGTCTGCCCAGGGTGAAGATTGATCTTTGAACCCCTAAGAACAAAGAGGATCTTTCAGCGTGATTGGGTTTGCTAGAAAATGCATGAAAGACAAATGATAAGTTATGCACTTTACACCTCTAATAAACAGTTAAACAGAAACTGTTTTGAATATCCAACCACTGATTTGCTTATAAGCTGTAACATGAGATGACATTTTGTGACATTCATAGCAACATCACTTAATCTGTGATACTGTGTGGGTCTAACTTAAACTACTAATGTACTCACAGTCAAACTTAAATAAACCAtatcaaaagaaaatgtgtcTCCTTAATGAGACCATGCGATGAGTTATGCAGTGACTGCAGAGTTTACAGGAGACAAGAGAACATGTAGTGTATACAGTGTAtatcagtgtactgtatgtccactgTTCATCCTTATAACTGCCTGGAAATAGTGCTGTTCACTGGATAACAGTTCAAATACATTGAGCACATGTCTTCATTTTGCACTATTTTCACTGCCTGTTCCATTTGTAATCCTTCATTCTGGTCTGTGCAATCTATTCAGGTCTATTGCAGGTAATACAAAATATTATCTGTGAAAGGTCACGCTCTGCCATCTACTTGTGGTGTATGCTGAATTCATAACACGGGTTCCTGGACAGTAGACCAGACTAGGTTCTCACTCAGATACTAAGGGTCCACAACAATATGGGAAATACCACATTAGGCTAGTGACAATGCCCCCAAATTTTTGAGATACCCCTACTGGAGGTAGAACTAAACCCAACAATGTTTTTCCTCATCTCTAAGGTCTCCCATACATGAAATGGATTCTTGGCTAAAAATATTTTACTGCTAAGATTGTTAAATTAACAGATATTGCTATACACACCATAACCAAAAAAAGGACTAAAATATAGCCTGTCCGTACGGGACTTAAGGCATACAAAGTAATGCAGATCAATCACACAAGCTCTGAGAGCTTTGAAATTTGTTGTGTTTGTAGTCAGGAAGTTGCCTAACCTGCTAGAAAACTAGAAAAACTGGATGCAAATATCTTGATGTATGAAGTAAATACAGACTTATAAACACATACCTAAACTAGGCGAACATGCAAATATATCAATGTTTATACAGAATGTTTCCATTTACTTTGTGTTTGCTTGGCCAGGGATTATCATAGAAAGACAGATGATGGTTTGTTAGAAAGGTGAGGTTGTGCTGAATCCAGCAATACCAACTCAATATAACATGACCAATCAGGGTCATACATCACTAAATGTATGAGGTGTCCAAAATGTAAGAAAACGGAACACTGACAGAAGTGGTGAAAAGAATGTTGACAAATGCATTGTTAGTGCAAAACAGAATACATGTTTCCTAACTACAATTAGGACAAAATCCTATCTTAACTTAAGATGGGAATTTGGCCATAACAGAACCATCCTAACTCAAGAATTTCTTAATTTAGGAATCCTAATTTAGGATGGCACAGGCCCTGTCCTAAATGCAAAATAACAGGCAAAACTGACTGCAACAGGCCTGTTGGGTTGCCTATGATAAGATGAGGAACATGACTGTTTGGGACACCATaaatcatatttcactaaataggataattaagtgaaaacaagtcaaataaaatgtataagcTATGACTAAGCTTATGAGGAAAAACATTGTTGGGTTTAGTTCTACCTCCGGTAGGGGTATCTCAAAAACTAAAGCCTTTTTTGACCATCTGTCACTAGCCTAGTTAAGCCAGGCTTGTGGCATGGATGTGTATTATGAGGATCGTAGTGGGATGACCTTTGGACATCATAAAAACTTCAATTTTTAAaactagacttaaaacatattcAGAAAATTAAGTAAGAGTAGGCAACCTGCAGTTTTTTCCATCACGGAACATAAGTAGAGAACAGAACCTACCTCCATAACCATGTGCTGTAGCCTTATCTGTAGTTAAAAGCCTCCCCTCTGTCCCATCTCAAAGTTGTATTTTCAACCAGAGACCGTGTAAGGCTCCAAGGTAGGCCTAACGGTTAAAATAGACGTTTCGACTATTTATACTCAGTACATAAAATATTACTAACACCTGCCATGAGAAATTAATGAAAGCTTATCATGTTCAAATAGGCTACTCTACCTTTTATAATCGTCGTTTTCCAATTTGTCACGCTAGCAAGTGCCCAGTCATCTCATGATCGGTAATCCACATGAAAAACTTTCTTGCTGGTAGCCCAACGCGAGTCCAGTGAACGACAGTCTGCCACCGCCTGTTTCACAAATGTAGCACTATGTTAGGGTGGAGCATGCGGTCGTTTCAGGAGGGTGAAAAAATCTCTCACCTGACcaaagagtgtttttttttctcagttatAGTGTAATTTGTTTAGTCTCCCCCAATTCCAGGGAACCAAGACAAGCCAATTCAGTTATAGGCTCGTTAATTATGTGTATTTAAAAGTCTAGGC
This sequence is a window from Sardina pilchardus chromosome 10, fSarPil1.1, whole genome shotgun sequence. Protein-coding genes within it:
- the chrm2b gene encoding muscarinic acetylcholine receptor M2 isoform X1 yields the protein MVMEGFKDQSSPWADEMEAFNFTPTESLYANGTDLPSVSLGNIVEVVFIILGLGSLSLITIIGNILVIVSIKVNRNLQTVNNYFLFSLACADLIIGLFSMNLYTVYIVVGYWPLGPVVCDLWLALDYVMSNASVMNLLIISFDRYFCVTKPLTYPVNRTTKMAGMMIAAAWILSFILWAPAILFWQFIVGERTVQERQCYIQFFSNAVVTFGTAIAAFYVPVITMIVLYWHISKASKSRVRRASRRISSESQDNCQGGLTSGANQCRGKGSRGSDKAKKEPPMSPLDTGVEDATTGEDQETENESTSGSVLVSSNHKEEEANAVGKPGDGQPTLSPQLQPNPNRTRANWSKLTCIRSPSQPPSGDSYTPADTKVETSLVSQRMLKTTLRPPKSRKRRSVPSREKKVTRTIMAILVAFVATWTPYNVMVLVNTFCSTCIPASMWTFGYWLCYINSTVNPACYALCNITFKNTFKQLLLCRYKNIRTSK
- the chrm2b gene encoding muscarinic acetylcholine receptor M2 isoform X2; amino-acid sequence: MEAFNFTPTESLYANGTDLPSVSLGNIVEVVFIILGLGSLSLITIIGNILVIVSIKVNRNLQTVNNYFLFSLACADLIIGLFSMNLYTVYIVVGYWPLGPVVCDLWLALDYVMSNASVMNLLIISFDRYFCVTKPLTYPVNRTTKMAGMMIAAAWILSFILWAPAILFWQFIVGERTVQERQCYIQFFSNAVVTFGTAIAAFYVPVITMIVLYWHISKASKSRVRRASRRISSESQDNCQGGLTSGANQCRGKGSRGSDKAKKEPPMSPLDTGVEDATTGEDQETENESTSGSVLVSSNHKEEEANAVGKPGDGQPTLSPQLQPNPNRTRANWSKLTCIRSPSQPPSGDSYTPADTKVETSLVSQRMLKTTLRPPKSRKRRSVPSREKKVTRTIMAILVAFVATWTPYNVMVLVNTFCSTCIPASMWTFGYWLCYINSTVNPACYALCNITFKNTFKQLLLCRYKNIRTSK